The Candidatus Eisenbacteria bacterium genome has a segment encoding these proteins:
- a CDS encoding DUF971 domain-containing protein translates to MPGAPSREKPVSIEKAGEETLRIVWEDGAVSDFNVAALRRACPCAGCVDEWSGKRKLDPLSVLESVRPIRIEPVGRYAIRIIWSDHHDTGIYSFTYLRSLADGKAPKEK, encoded by the coding sequence ATGCCGGGAGCCCCGTCGCGCGAGAAGCCGGTATCGATCGAGAAGGCGGGCGAGGAGACCCTCCGCATCGTGTGGGAGGATGGCGCCGTCTCCGACTTCAACGTCGCGGCCTTGCGGCGCGCGTGCCCCTGCGCGGGATGCGTCGACGAGTGGAGCGGCAAGCGAAAGCTCGATCCGCTATCCGTTCTCGAATCGGTGCGCCCGATTCGGATCGAACCGGTCGGGCGCTACGCGATCCGCATCATCTGGAGCGATCATCACGACACGGGGATCTACTCCTTCACGTACCTTCGGTCGCTCGCCGACGGGAAAGCCCCGAAGGAAAAGTAG
- a CDS encoding glycosyltransferase family 4 protein yields MNSSALSTKPIVLFDLRWVRSARLDGIGRYALELLRALARGDSARGYAALYRDETIRESLFGDLEGTVPFVRVPHGLFSPTNAVALPRILRREAIRFFVAPNYLGFPPGRTPGTVRIAAVHDLIPWEMPDARGGNLKWQAFYRCAFAGRALLRSYDRLVAVSERTREALVSRFGAEAERISVVPGAPARHFTPSGEGDEAHLARLGLRAPFVLFVGRGDRHKNLARLVDAHRRLPGPLRERYPLVLAGTDPGFGDLLVKALARVTDAELAALYRSAAYLVLPSLAEGFGLPLVEAFACGTPALVSRIAPLTEIGDDAARAFDPRNVEEIARVLREALEDAAARETMRLAALKRARSFAWEKSARLFAEMLDEFRCHEFR; encoded by the coding sequence ATGAACAGCAGCGCGCTTTCCACGAAGCCGATCGTCCTCTTCGATCTTCGATGGGTCCGAAGCGCGCGGCTGGACGGGATCGGACGCTACGCGCTCGAGCTTCTTCGCGCGCTCGCGCGCGGCGACTCCGCGCGCGGGTACGCGGCTCTCTATCGAGATGAAACGATTCGAGAGTCCCTCTTCGGCGATCTCGAGGGAACCGTCCCCTTCGTCCGCGTTCCGCACGGCCTTTTCTCGCCCACGAATGCGGTCGCTCTTCCGCGCATCCTCCGGCGGGAAGCGATTCGGTTCTTCGTCGCGCCGAACTACCTCGGGTTCCCGCCCGGCCGCACGCCTGGAACGGTCCGGATCGCGGCCGTTCACGATCTCATCCCGTGGGAGATGCCGGACGCGCGCGGCGGGAACTTGAAGTGGCAAGCGTTTTATCGGTGCGCGTTCGCGGGTCGCGCGCTCCTTCGGAGCTACGATCGGCTCGTCGCCGTCTCGGAGAGAACGCGCGAGGCTCTCGTCTCCCGTTTCGGCGCGGAGGCGGAACGGATCTCGGTGGTGCCGGGCGCTCCGGCGCGGCATTTCACGCCATCCGGAGAAGGGGACGAGGCGCACCTCGCGCGCCTCGGCCTTCGCGCTCCGTTCGTGCTCTTCGTCGGAAGAGGGGACCGCCACAAGAACCTCGCGAGGCTCGTTGATGCGCACCGGCGGCTTCCCGGTCCGCTCCGCGAACGCTACCCGCTCGTTCTCGCGGGGACCGACCCGGGATTCGGCGATCTGCTCGTCAAGGCCCTCGCGCGCGTGACCGACGCCGAGCTCGCCGCGCTCTATCGATCCGCGGCGTACCTCGTGCTGCCGAGCCTCGCCGAGGGGTTCGGGCTTCCGCTCGTCGAGGCGTTCGCATGCGGCACTCCCGCTCTCGTCTCGCGGATCGCCCCGCTCACCGAGATCGGCGACGATGCGGCGCGCGCCTTCGACCCGCGGAACGTGGAGGAGATCGCCCGTGTCCTTCGCGAAGCGCTCGAAGACGCCGCGGCCCGCGAGACGATGCGCCTCGCCGCTTTGAAGCGCGCGCGGTCCTTTGCGTGGGAAAAGTCCGCGCGCCTCTTCGCGGAGATGCTCGACGAGTTTCGGTGCCATGAGTTTCGGTGA
- a CDS encoding 4a-hydroxytetrahydrobiopterin dehydratase, with translation MRGEPILEAKEALSEAEVKKRLADLPQWKKNGKALQRVVDFQEYLEAIDFVHIIAEIAEELNHHPDIEIRHTRVSVSCLTHRCKGITGRDFELAHKIERLIEETLTD, from the coding sequence ATGAGGGGGGAGCCGATCTTGGAAGCGAAGGAAGCGCTGTCGGAAGCCGAAGTGAAGAAGCGTCTCGCCGATCTTCCCCAGTGGAAGAAGAACGGCAAAGCGCTTCAGCGTGTCGTCGATTTCCAGGAGTACCTCGAGGCCATCGACTTCGTCCACATCATCGCCGAGATCGCCGAGGAGCTGAATCATCACCCGGACATCGAGATCCGCCACACACGCGTCTCGGTGAGCTGCCTCACGCACCGATGCAAGGGGATCACCGGACGGGACTTCGAGCTGGCCCACAAGATCGAGCGCCTCATCGAGGAAACGCTGACCGATTGA